In Rhodospirillales bacterium, a single genomic region encodes these proteins:
- a CDS encoding DEAD/DEAH box helicase family protein yields MKLKQYQTDTLSILRRFFEEARVAGPKGAYEAITKETEQAKRLGRYGGTYTPLAELPAVPYVCLRLPTGGGKTILGAHSIGIARDSWVEKDYPMVLWLVPSNTIRLQTAEALKNARHPYRQALDEAFDGRVRVFDIADFTHIRPHDIRDHCCIVAGTIQTLRVSNTEGRKVYAHNENMEPHFIALPKSLPGLESLDGGGVKFSFANLMHIHRPLMIVDEAHNAVTGLTREMQARVNPSAIIEFTATPRLNSNILHSVTAQELKLEEMIKLPIMLSEHDTWQNAVNGAIAARASLAEEADKDPDYIRPIVLFQAQPKNQEVTVDALKKHLMEVEQIPEEKIAVATGDQRELDGINLFDPKCPIEYVITVEALKEGWDCSFAYAFCSVSRIQSAVDVEQLLGRVLRMPYAERRKADALNRSYAFLSEPSFGEAARSLADKLVAMGFEEDEARDNIEPAQTSLDADTGLFGPRDKPKPTFTHTVTAKPEVVAELKKREGVSVRDTGGGKIEIAVTGRVDGGLEKVITEALPETERKGFAEAVSKYRVDVKDQLSPAEQGETFEVPRLMSEIQGELEFADTDVFMEFHDWSLLDHSSKLGEAEFAIRETARSFEIDLDGNRITYQFADEAEQLAFDVDVEGWTPEALVLWLDRQVRQPDIHQTELLRWLRDLVGHLINGRGIHIAALMRCKFILARKVREKLAAIRQQERDGVYQRYLFAPEAKVDVSFDEAFAFKDGMYWDQRRYRGHWKPRKHFLGPDHVPAFDGAENGEEFQCARAIDSLPGLKFWIRNVARHPNSFWLPTATDKFYPDFVAQLDDGRLFVVEYKGAHIVDGPDTAEKRTIGQLWENRSGGEGMFIVVEKTVDGKDMRTQMIDMTGA; encoded by the coding sequence ATGAAGCTGAAGCAATACCAGACCGATACTCTCTCCATTCTCCGCCGCTTTTTCGAGGAGGCACGCGTCGCGGGCCCAAAGGGCGCCTACGAGGCGATCACCAAGGAGACTGAGCAGGCGAAGCGGCTCGGCCGCTATGGCGGCACCTACACGCCGCTCGCAGAGTTGCCGGCCGTGCCCTACGTCTGCCTGCGACTGCCGACTGGCGGCGGCAAGACGATCCTCGGCGCCCATTCCATCGGCATCGCGCGCGATTCCTGGGTGGAGAAGGACTATCCGATGGTCCTGTGGCTGGTGCCGTCGAACACCATCCGGCTGCAGACGGCCGAGGCGCTGAAGAACGCCCGCCACCCCTATCGGCAGGCGCTGGACGAGGCCTTCGACGGCCGGGTGCGCGTGTTCGACATCGCCGATTTCACGCACATCCGCCCACACGACATCCGCGACCATTGCTGCATCGTCGCGGGCACGATCCAGACCCTGCGGGTGTCGAACACGGAGGGCCGCAAGGTCTATGCCCACAACGAAAATATGGAGCCGCATTTCATCGCGCTGCCCAAGTCCCTGCCCGGGCTGGAGTCACTGGACGGCGGCGGCGTGAAATTCTCCTTCGCCAACCTGATGCACATCCACCGGCCGCTGATGATCGTGGACGAGGCGCACAATGCCGTCACCGGGCTTACGCGGGAGATGCAGGCGCGGGTAAACCCGTCCGCCATCATCGAGTTCACGGCGACGCCGCGCCTAAACTCCAACATCCTGCACAGCGTGACGGCGCAGGAGCTGAAGCTCGAAGAGATGATCAAGCTGCCGATCATGCTGTCCGAGCACGACACATGGCAGAACGCGGTGAACGGCGCCATCGCGGCACGCGCCTCGCTGGCCGAGGAGGCCGACAAGGACCCCGACTACATCCGCCCCATCGTCTTGTTTCAGGCGCAGCCGAAGAACCAAGAGGTGACGGTCGACGCGCTGAAGAAGCACCTGATGGAGGTCGAGCAGATCCCCGAAGAGAAGATCGCCGTGGCGACCGGCGACCAGCGCGAGCTCGACGGCATCAATCTGTTCGATCCGAAGTGCCCCATCGAATACGTGATCACCGTGGAGGCGCTGAAGGAGGGATGGGACTGCTCCTTCGCTTACGCCTTCTGCTCTGTCTCGCGGATTCAAAGCGCGGTGGACGTCGAGCAGCTGCTCGGGCGCGTGCTGCGGATGCCCTACGCCGAGCGCCGCAAGGCGGACGCGCTGAACCGGTCCTATGCCTTTCTATCGGAGCCATCCTTTGGCGAAGCGGCGCGGTCGCTGGCCGACAAACTGGTCGCCATGGGCTTCGAGGAGGACGAGGCACGCGACAACATCGAGCCCGCGCAAACCTCTCTCGATGCCGATACCGGACTGTTCGGCCCGCGCGACAAGCCGAAACCGACCTTCACGCATACCGTGACGGCGAAGCCCGAGGTGGTTGCCGAGTTGAAGAAGCGCGAGGGCGTAAGCGTCCGCGACACCGGCGGCGGCAAGATCGAGATCGCTGTCACCGGCCGCGTCGACGGCGGGCTCGAAAAGGTGATCACCGAGGCGCTGCCCGAGACGGAACGGAAGGGATTCGCCGAAGCCGTCTCGAAATACCGCGTCGATGTGAAGGACCAGTTGTCGCCCGCCGAACAGGGCGAGACCTTCGAGGTCCCGCGCCTGATGTCGGAGATCCAGGGCGAGCTGGAGTTCGCCGACACCGACGTGTTCATGGAATTTCACGATTGGTCGCTGCTTGATCATTCGTCGAAGCTGGGCGAGGCCGAGTTCGCGATCCGCGAGACGGCGCGCAGCTTCGAAATCGACCTCGACGGCAACCGCATCACCTATCAGTTTGCCGACGAGGCAGAGCAGCTGGCGTTCGACGTCGATGTCGAGGGCTGGACGCCGGAGGCGCTGGTGCTGTGGCTTGACAGGCAGGTGCGCCAGCCGGATATCCACCAGACCGAGCTACTGCGCTGGCTACGCGACCTCGTCGGCCATTTGATCAATGGACGCGGGATACACATCGCGGCGCTCATGCGCTGCAAGTTCATCCTCGCTCGCAAGGTTCGAGAAAAGCTCGCTGCCATCCGCCAACAGGAAAGGGATGGCGTCTACCAGCGCTACCTGTTCGCCCCGGAAGCCAAGGTGGACGTGTCATTTGACGAGGCGTTCGCCTTCAAGGACGGGATGTACTGGGACCAGCGCCGGTATCGTGGGCACTGGAAGCCGCGAAAGCACTTCCTCGGCCCCGACCACGTTCCGGCCTTCGACGGCGCCGAGAATGGCGAGGAGTTCCAGTGCGCCCGGGCCATCGACAGCTTGCCGGGCCTGAAGTTCTGGATCCGCAACGTCGCACGCCACCCCAACTCGTTCTGGTTGCCGACGGCTACGGACAAGTTCTATCCGGATTTCGTGGCGCAGTTGGATGACGGCCGTCTGTTTGTCGTCGAGTACAAAGGCGCCCATATCGTCGACGGCCCCGACACTGCCGAGAAGCGCACCATCGGCCAGCTATGGGAGAACAGGAGCGGAGGCGAAGGGATGTTCATCGTTGTCGAGAAAACAGTCGACGGGAAAGACATGCGGACGCAGATGATAGACATGACTGGCGCATAG